A segment of the Enterococcus saigonensis genome:
TTTTATGGGATTTATAAAGATATATTCATACCCATCATACGTTCCACTTTTTGAACAATCTCTCTATATAATTCAAGTGCTTTTTCAAGTGCTTTTTCAAGCATTGATTCTTCTATTCTCGTGCCTTTCCCATTGTTCAAATCATCTAACCAGCTTTTACCCTCTTCTTTATTTTTTGGCTTAATATCTCCATCAATCGCTTTTACAACAGACAAAGCATTCACTTCTTTTTCTGTTAAATCAACTATATTGTATTGTTTTTCTAAATCTCTTTTCACCAATTCTCTAAATTTATGACCATCATTTTTAACTTTTGTTAATTCATTATTTTTTTTAGTTAATGATTCATTTTTTTGTGTTTTATGATCTAGTTTAGTAGACAACATACGATTATCTTTTTCTAATTTTTTATTTTTATCTTTTAAAATATACATCTCTTTTTCATTCGCATTCGCAAGAACCTGATTTTCTACTGCCTGCGTTTTTAATTTTTCAAAATCACTTGATTTTATAACGACTTGACCAAATCCCTTTTTAGCATTTTTATCAATCGTATCAAACATTTTT
Coding sequences within it:
- a CDS encoding plasmid recombination protein — encoded protein: MLHYDETTPHLHYGFVPVVYDEKKDRLKVSAKEVLNRKDLQTFHDDLNKHLKEKLPFYEKGILNDQTLPFQNVGEIKKYNETYQEMKQALEQKKAVIRMKNDALEPFEKSLKRINDTEKMFDTIDKNAKKGFGQVVIKSSDFEKLKTQAVENQVLANANEKEMYILKDKNKKLEKDNRMLSTKLDHKTQKNESLTKKNNELTKVKNDGHKFRELVKRDLEKQYNIVDLTEKEVNALSVVKAIDGDIKPKNKEEGKSWLDDLNNGKGTRIEESMLEKALEKALELYREIVQKVERMMGMNISL